In Caulobacter segnis ATCC 21756, the sequence GGAGTCGCCGAGCACCGTTACCAGGGGCGGGGTCGGCGGCGCCTTGGCGCGCACGGCGGCGTGGACGGCGCCCGGGACGCCAAGCGCCAGCAAGCCGCCGAGGAGGGCGCGGCGATCAGTGAAGGGGGTGTGGAACTTCTCCATGGATCGAACCGTATGTGTTGCCTGCCAACATGAAACGCGTTTGCCTTTGAACGCGGGATGAAGGGGAGAAGCGGCTATGCGTCGCAGGGTTCGCGAAATCTTGATCATCGGCGTGGCCATGGCGGCTCTGTCGGCTTGCGGCCAAGGCCAATCCCAGACGCCTCCCGTGGGATACGGCCCCAACCCCGCCCTCCCCGAGCCGCACAGGAGCCTGATCCCGACCGTCAAGGTTTCGGAGGTGGTCGGCTGGCCGACGGGCGTGACGCCCAAGGCGCCGGCGGGCTTCCAAGTGCAGCCCTTCGCCATGGGCCTGGATCACCCCCGCTGGCTGCTGGTGCTGCCCAATGGCGACGTGCTGGTCGCCGAGAGCGCCGAGCCGCCCAAGAGGGAGCCCCCGCACGGCCTGCGCGGCTTCTTCCAGAAGATGCTGATGAAGAAGGCCGGCTCCGTGGTGCCCAGCGCCAACCGCATCTCCCTGCTGCGCGACGCGAACGGGGACGGCGTGGCCGAGCTGAAGACGCCGTTCCTGACCAACCTCTATTCGCCGTTCGGCATGGCCCTGGTCGGCGAGACGCTCTACGTCGCCAACGCCGACGCCATCATCGCCTTCCCCTATAAGACCGGCGAGACGCAGATCACCGCCGCGCCGCGCAAGGTGACCGACCTGCCGGGCGGGCCGATCAACCACCACTGGACCAAGAACATCATCGCCAGCCCCGACGGCGCGAAGCTCTACGCGACGGTCGGCTCCAACAGCAATGTCGGCGAGAACGGCATGGAGAACGAGGTGAACCGCGCCGCGATCCTGGAGGTCGACCTGGCCACCGGCGCCAAGCGCGTCTTCGCCTCGGGCCTGCGCAACCCCAATGGCCTGGGCTGGAACCCGGCCAATGGCGAGCTGTGGACGGCGGTCAACGAGCGCGACGAACTCGGCAACAACCTGGTCCCCGACTACATGACCTCGGTGCGCGAGAACGGCTTCTATGGCTGGCCCTACAGCTATTTCGGCCGTCACGTCGACAAGCGGGTCAAGGACAGCGACCGCCGCCCCGACCTCGTCGAGCGCGCCATCATCCCGGACTACGCCTTGGGCGCCCACACCGCGTCTCTGGGCCTGACCTTCTACGAAGGCGCCCAAAACCAACAAGGGGGCTTCCCAGCCCGGTACAAGGGCGGCGTCTTCATCGGCCAGCACGGCTCATGGAACAGGAAGCCGCAGGCCGGCTACAAGGTGATCTTCGTGCCGTTCGCCGGCGGCAAGCCGGCGGGCGACGTCGAGGACTTCCTGACCGGCTTCCTCGACAAGGACGGCAAGGCCCAAGGCCGCCCGGTGGGCGTGACCGTCGACACCACCGGCGCGCTGCTGGTGGCGGATGACGTCGGCAACGCCGTCTGGCGGGTCAGTCCGGCGCGATAGGACGCCCCCTCCGTCGCGCCGCCTGTCGGCGTCACGCCACCTCCCCCGCGAGCGGGTGAGGAGGAACGTCATCCTCCCCCGAGAAACGGGGGAGGTGGATCGCTGCGGAACGCAGCGAGACGGTGGGGGCGTTCCCGACGCAAGGGGAAACTTGCACAACGAGACTAACTAGCCGTAGGCTCCTCCCACAACACGGGAGGACCTCCGGATGAAACTCGAACGCCTGCCGCCGGTGCGGACCTCGCTGTCGCCGACCAACCATCCGTACATGACGGGCGCGTGGACGCCTCAGCACGAGGAGGTCAACGCCTGGGACCTGGAGGTGCTGGAGGGCGCGATCCCCGCCGACCTGGACGGCGTCTATCTGCGCAACACCGAGAACCCCGTCCACGATCCGCTGGGCCGCTATCACCCGTTCGACGGCGACGGGATGATCCACCAGATCGAGTTCCGCAACGGCCAGGCGACCTACCGCAACCGCTTCGTCCGCACCCGCTGCTTCGAGGCCGAGCAGGAGGTGAACGAGAGCCTGTGGGGCGGCCTGATGGATGGCCCTGGGACCTCGAAACGTCCCGGCTTCGGCGCTCACGGGTCGTTGAAGGACAGCGCCAGCACCGACATCGTCGTTCACAACGGCGAGGCGATCGCCACCTTCTACCAGTGCGGCGAGGCCTATCGGCTGGATCCGCTTACCCTGGAGACGCTGGGCGTCGCGTCCTGGGCGCCGCTGGACGGCGTCTCGGCCCACCCCAAGGTCGACGAGGCGACCGGCGAGTTGATGTTCTTCAACTACTCCAAGGCCTGGCCCTACATGCACTACGGCGTGGTCGGGCCGGACGGTAAGCGGAGCCTCTATCAGGGCGTGCCCCTGCCTGGTCCGCGCCTGCCGCACGACATGTGCTTCTCCGAGCACTGGGCGATCCTCAACGACCTGCCGGTGTTCTGGGACCAGGAGCTGATGGCCCGCGACATCCACGCCGTGCGCCTGCACAAGGGCCTGCCCA encodes:
- a CDS encoding carotenoid oxygenase family protein, coding for MKLERLPPVRTSLSPTNHPYMTGAWTPQHEEVNAWDLEVLEGAIPADLDGVYLRNTENPVHDPLGRYHPFDGDGMIHQIEFRNGQATYRNRFVRTRCFEAEQEVNESLWGGLMDGPGTSKRPGFGAHGSLKDSASTDIVVHNGEAIATFYQCGEAYRLDPLTLETLGVASWAPLDGVSAHPKVDEATGELMFFNYSKAWPYMHYGVVGPDGKRSLYQGVPLPGPRLPHDMCFSEHWAILNDLPVFWDQELMARDIHAVRLHKGLPSRFALVPRHGGEPRWFEAEPTYVLHWLNAYEDGDEVVLDGYFQEKPIPRPLEGAPDGHGHLMAYLDEHSFLPKLHRWRFNLKTGETTEKHLDDRILEFGMFNQKYAGKPYRYAYSTTAKPGWFLFNGFVKHDLETGESWSITLPEGRYASEAPFAPKVGAVDEDDGYLVSFIIDENRGTSECAIIDARAFEVVCRVALPHKLSSGTHSVWAGREMLRG
- a CDS encoding PQQ-dependent sugar dehydrogenase, which encodes MRRRVREILIIGVAMAALSACGQGQSQTPPVGYGPNPALPEPHRSLIPTVKVSEVVGWPTGVTPKAPAGFQVQPFAMGLDHPRWLLVLPNGDVLVAESAEPPKREPPHGLRGFFQKMLMKKAGSVVPSANRISLLRDANGDGVAELKTPFLTNLYSPFGMALVGETLYVANADAIIAFPYKTGETQITAAPRKVTDLPGGPINHHWTKNIIASPDGAKLYATVGSNSNVGENGMENEVNRAAILEVDLATGAKRVFASGLRNPNGLGWNPANGELWTAVNERDELGNNLVPDYMTSVRENGFYGWPYSYFGRHVDKRVKDSDRRPDLVERAIIPDYALGAHTASLGLTFYEGAQNQQGGFPARYKGGVFIGQHGSWNRKPQAGYKVIFVPFAGGKPAGDVEDFLTGFLDKDGKAQGRPVGVTVDTTGALLVADDVGNAVWRVSPAR